From Danio rerio strain Tuebingen ecotype United States chromosome 7, GRCz12tu, whole genome shotgun sequence, the proteins below share one genomic window:
- the jac4 gene encoding jacalin 4, with product MAYPTTLELIGGQGGSSFSFTGEKNGASLEKIWVWVGEWQIRAIRAWLSDGRNKTFGEPSGSHQEYVFSPGELFTSLSLWGNGAGTRLGAIKFITSKGNEFFVKMTKWGLKQEYPIDVGSGYCLGIVGRSGADIDCMGFMFLYAVQSSVLTNVNYPTINQQIPKVAVEDINSITFDNNTSVNQNKALASSNTVIKTCSWSMTSSFSSTFSVGVKAGIPDVAEGSMGFSFSLGSEHTYGLEETDERNETLVTSVNIPPQKKVDVGITIGRATFDLPYTGTVKITCKNGSELQYETKGIYKGVTYTDIKVKTVEKDL from the coding sequence ATGGCCTACCCAACAACACTAGAGTTAATTGGTGGTCAAGGAGGTTCTTCATTTTCATTTACTGGTGAAAAAAATGGTGCCAGTTTAGAGAAGATCTGGGTTTGGGTGGGAGAATGGCAGATCAGGGCTATCAGGGCTTGGCTTTCAGATGGTAGAAATAAAACCTTTGGAGAACCATCTGGATCACATCAAGAGTATGTGTTTTCACCTGGAGAGCTTTTCACCTCACTGTCCCTCTGGGGGAACGGAGCAGGAACACGTCTCGGAGCCATCAAATTCATAACTAGTAAGGGTAATGAATTTTTTGTAAAGATGACAAAGTGGGGATTAAAACAAGAATATCCCATTGATGTCGGCTCTGGTTATTGTCTTGGCATCGTTGGAAGATCAGGTGCAGACATCGACTGCATGGGGTTCATGTTTCTCTATGCAGTTCAGTCATCAGTTCTCACCAATGTCAACTATCCCACCATCAACCAGCAGATCCCAAAGGTGGCTGTAGAAGATATCAATTCCATTACTTTTGACAACAACACATCTGTTAACCAAAACAAAGCTCTCGCAAGCTCAAATACAGtgatcaaaacatgttcatggtCAATGACTTCCAGCTTTTCATCAACATTCAGTGTGGGGGTGAAGGCTGGGATTCCAGACGTTGCAGAAGGTTCTATGGGATTCAGTTTCAGTCTTGGATCTGAACACACCTATGGTCTGGAGGAGACGGATGAGAGAAATGAAACTCTGGTTACCTCTGTGAATATTCCACCACAGAAGAAGGTGGATGTTGGCATCACCATTGGCAGAGCAACTTTTGACCTGCCGTACACTGGCACAGTGAAGATCACTTGCAAGAATGGCAGTGAGTTACAGTACGAAACCAAGGGCATATACAAAGGCGTCACTTACACTGATATCAAAGTGAAAACAGTAGAAAAAGATTTGTAA
- the ntrnl4 gene encoding aerolysin-like: MATLLHLIGGNGGHEFECHGFISGASLKKIWVWVGGWQIKAVRVWLSDGSDETFGHPYGSHQEYVFSDGELFTSLSLWGNGAGTRLGAIKFKTNKDGYFFAHMTEWGLKTEYPIKIGSGFCFGVCGNCGEDIDCMGFMFLEETESVVLTNVNYPTIKESTLNVVMEELKSGTYENKTSVAQQQKIETSTKVITSSSWSKTSSFSTTFNMEVKAGIPDVVEISGGFSLTVGKSSTYCLEEKKEKNETLTTTIEIPPKRKMDVGIIIGRANFDLPYTGTVKITCKNGSVLQYETKGQYKGVTYTNLKVTTVETDL; encoded by the coding sequence ATGGCAACATTACTGCACCTAATTGGTGGTAATGGAGGACATGAATTTGAATGCCATGGTTTTATCAGTGGTGCCTCTTTAAAGAAGATCTGGGTTTGGGTGGGAGGATGGCAGATCAAGGCTGTCAGGGTCTGGCTGTCAGATGGCTCGGATGAAACTTTTGGACATCCATATGGGTCACATCAAGAGTATGTGTTTTCAGATGGAGAGCTTTTCACCTCACTATCTCTCTGGGGGAACGGAGCAGGAACACGTCTCGGGGCCATCAAATTCAAGACCAACAAGGATGGATATTTTTTTGCACATATGACAGAATGGGGTTTAAAAACAGAATATCCCATTAAGATTGGCTCTGGGTTTTGCTTTGGGGTTTGTGGAAACTGTGGTGAAGACATCGACTGCATGGGATTTATGTTTCTTGAAGAGACTGAGTCAGTAGTTCTCACCAATGTCAACTATCCTACCATCAAGGAATCGACACTCAATGTGGTAATGGAAGAGCTTAAATCTGGCACTTATGAGAACAAAACCTCAGTTGCTCAACAGCAAAAAATTGAAACCTCAACGAAAGTGATCACATCGTCTTCATGGTCTAAAACTAGCAGCTTTTCAACCACATTCAATATGGAGGTGAAAGCAGGGATTCCAGACGTTGTAGAAATTTCTGGAGGATTCAGTCTCACTGTTGGTAAATCAAGCACCTACTGTTTGGaggagaagaaagaaaaaaatgaaacccTGACCACCACTATTGAAATCCCACCAAAGAGGAAGATGGATGTTGGCATCATCATTGGCAGAGCCAATTTTGACCTGCCGTACACTGGCACAGTGAAGATCACTTGCAAGAATGGCAGTGTGTTACAGTACGAAACCAAGGGCCAATACAAAGGCGTcacttacacaaatttaaaagtgACTACAGTTGAAACAGATctgtaa